CCGAGGCCGACTGCGAGACAATCGCTATAGAAGCCAGAGCGGTATCTCAGGGCGGCCCGGATTAGAGTTCCGCTGAGCAGCTCGGCTTCGGTCAGGAGGCTGCCAGCCCTCGACGCCCCGGCGATCCCGGTTGTGCGGCAGCTGATATACCTTTTTCCGGGAACGTCCGGTTCTCGGCAGTGGGTGAACGTCTGCAAATGGCGCGTCAGGACATGTCTGGTTGCAACTGCTACATCGCCCCTTCCACCACCTCGTCGGTCCAGACCTTGAACCCTGTCAGCGTGTTCGGCCCGAATGTGGTGGCGATGGCGACATCGGCCGCATCACGCCCGCGCGCGATCAGCACGCGGCCGATGCGCGGCACGTTGTTGCGCGGATCGAACATCTGCCAGCCGCCGTCGAGATAGGCTTCGAAAGACGCCGCGAAATCGCCTGGCGGATAAGGCGGCGGCGTGCCGACATCGCCGAGATAGCAGGTGCAATAGCGTGCCGGGATGTTCATCGCCCGGCAGAAGGCGATCGCGAGATGAGCGTAGTCGCGGCAGACGCCGCGGCCTTCACGATAGGCGTCGGACGCTGTGCGGGTCACGCTGGCATCGTTGTAGTTGAAGGCGATGCGCTGGTTGACGAAATCGCAGATTGCCTGAACACGTAGCGCGCCCGGCTGGGTATGGCCGAAGAGCTGCCAGGCGAGGTCGAGCAGGCGGTCACTGTCGCAGAAGCGGCTCGCCAGCAGGAAGACGAGACTCTCCTCCGGCAGCCGTTCGACCGGCACTTGGCCGGCACTGCGGTCATGGCTTTCGGGCAGGCCGCTATCGGAGATGATCGCGTCGGCGGTGATCCGCATCAACCCCTGTGGCGCCAGCAGCCGAGTGCACCAGTTTCCGAAGCCGTCCCGATAGGCACTGACGGGAACCGAAGGCTGGATGCGGATATGGTCGGGTTCGGCCAAGTCCGATACCCGGCTGAAATGCACGTTCAGCATCAGGATGACCGGTGTCGGTTGCGGAAAATCGTAGTCGAGCGCGTAGCCGATCCTGAGTTTCACGCGATGCCTTCTGCGCGATGATTGCGCGCGAACACTGGCTGGCCGGCGGCCAGTCAGACCATCATGCATGTTCCCGGCCAAGGCGATATAGGTTCCGGCCAGGGATCACTTGCTGCCGAATGGGAAGATCGTCTTCCAATCGTTCTTCATGTCGACGACTGTCCAGCCGTTCACGGCGGCGACGTCCAGCGCCTTGTCGAGCATCCCGATGGACGACGTGCGATCGTAGGCCCATTCCCGCACCGGGTCGGTGTGGTGCACGATCAGGCCGAAGCCCGGGCCCTGTCCCGAGGTGGTCCATTGCAGCATCTGGAGATCGCCGTCCGAGTTGCCGAAGGCAGCGATCGGGCGCCGCCCGATATGCTGCTGGATTCCCGACGGGTTTGCCCGCCTTGTCGTCGATGAAGCTGATTTCCGGTAACCGCATCAGCACGGCCTTGCCCTCCCGCATTTCGAACTGGGTCTTGCCGCTGCTGCCAACCACCTGTTCGGGCGGAATGCCATAGACCTTCTCGGCCCATGGCCGCATGAAATCGATCCCTCCGCCGGAGACGATGAAAGTCTTGAAGCCGTTCGCGCGCAGATAGATCATCAGCTCCAGCATCGGCTGATAAACCATCTCGGTGTAGGGGCGCTTGGTCACGGGATGCCTCGCCGTGGCGAGCCAGTCTGTCACCAGCTTGCTGAACTCGGTCGTCGTCATGCCGGAGTGCGTGGCCACGACGATCTCGCCTGCGGCCCGTTCTCCACCCGCCAGCGCAGCCTTGACGTCACCCTTGAGCAACGAGGCGAAGGGCTCCTGGCTCTGCCATTCGGGATGTTGAGGAGCGAGTTCCTTCACCCGGTCGAACGCGAACAGTAGCTGGAAATAGAGGGGCTGCTCCGCCCACAGGGTGCCGTCGTTGTCGAATGTTGCGATGCGCTCCGGGACCGGCACGAAATCCGGGGTTCCCTCCCTGGTCACCTTTCCGACAAATGCGACGATGGCTTGCTTCGCGGCAGTGTCGTTCCATGAAGGCAATGGATCGCTCTGGGCATAAACCGGCGTGATGCTCACGATCGCAACCCAGCAGCCAAATGCGAGACGCTGAAGCAGCCGATAGAAGGAACTGGCTAGCATAGAAGCCTCCATCGCGCTGGCGCGCAGGCTGCCGGGGATATCGTCAGCTTGGCGGAACCGATCAAAATCGCGCGGTCACACCGAGTAACGGGCCATGCTGAACC
Above is a genomic segment from Bosea sp. NBC_00550 containing:
- a CDS encoding transglutaminase-like domain-containing protein, producing MKLRIGYALDYDFPQPTPVILMLNVHFSRVSDLAEPDHIRIQPSVPVSAYRDGFGNWCTRLLAPQGLMRITADAIISDSGLPESHDRSAGQVPVERLPEESLVFLLASRFCDSDRLLDLAWQLFGHTQPGALRVQAICDFVNQRIAFNYNDASVTRTASDAYREGRGVCRDYAHLAIAFCRAMNIPARYCTCYLGDVGTPPPYPPGDFAASFEAYLDGGWQMFDPRNNVPRIGRVLIARGRDAADVAIATTFGPNTLTGFKVWTDEVVEGAM